A segment of the Acidimicrobiales bacterium genome:
CAGCTGGGACGAGGCCCCTGCGCCCGCCCTCGTCGGCAAGCGGATCTTCGAGGGTCTGTTCCAGCAGGACCTGGCTCCGCGCTGGGCCGGCATCGCCAACAACGTGACCCACTGGGCCACGGGCCTGGCCTGGGGCGCCCAGTACGCCGTGTTGGCCGGTTCGGTCGGCCCCCGTACCCGGGCGGCCGTCTCCTCCGCGCTGGGGCCGGCGGTGTGGGGGACGAGCTACGTGGTCCTCCCTCTGGCCAAGCTCTACCGGCCCATCTGGGACTACGGGGTGAAGACACTGGCGAGGGACCTCACCGCCCACCTCGTCTACGGGTCCACGACCACGGCGGTGTTCCGGGTACTGGGCGGCACGCCGTCAGGGCCCGGCCAGCCGGAGCGGTCCTGACAGGACGACCCGTCTCACCCACGGTTGGTCCGTGAGCCGTTCCACGTCGGCAGCCGTGACGGTGCCGGTGCGGACGGGCCCGTCCACCCCCCGCAGGTCGAGCGCACGGAGGACCGATCGGTCGCACTGCGCGGCGTCGACGTACACGAACACCGGTATGCGACGGGCACCGCCGTCCCCGCCGCCCTCGCCGCCGAGCTCGTGGCCGGCGGATCCCGACAGGGCGGCGGCCAGCGCTGGGTCGACCTTCGACCACTCCATCACCGAAACGGTACGCCCCGCTACAGCCCCTTGGCGTTGACGACGCCGTAGCCCCACTTGGGGTCGAAGGTCTGCGCCGGCTGCCCGGGAATCCTGCTGTTCTTCCGCAACAGGGCCTTGGCCTCCTCGGGCTTGAGGTCGGGCTGGCGCTCGAGCAGCAGCGCGACCAGCCCCGAGGCGAAGGGCGTGGCCATGCTCGTCCCGGCCATGATCGTGTGCAGCGGGTCGATCAGGAACCGCGGATCCGCCGGCGAGTGCACCGACAGCGAGGAGGCGATCATGGCGCCCGGAGCGGCGAGGTCCGGCTTCTCCGCGCCGTCTCGCCTGGGTCCCTCACTGCTGAAGTCGGAGACGTCGTCGAGCTCCAGTCCCGAGGTGAGGGTCTCGCTGAAGATCGTCTCCCACTCCACCTTGGTGGTGTAGGAGGCGAGCGTGATTGCACCGGTCGCCGCCCCGGGCGTGCCCACCTTCATCGAGTCGACGACCGCCGGGCCGGTGAAGATCGAGACCTGGTCGTCGATCACCCACACGTCGACCGTGCCCTTGGAGACCTTGGCGCCTCTGAGGCGAAGGCGCCACATCCCCCGCGAGGTCGGCGGACCGGGGGGCGTGGGCGCAGGCTCGATGGTGACCAGGAAGTTGTGGTCGCCGTTGGCGGGGTCCGGAGGTGGCGTGACGATCTGCACCGCGCCTTCGGGCAGTGCGTAGTCCTTCGACGGCGATCCCGAGGTGATGACCGGCTGGAACGGCGTCGACACCTCCGAGGGAGAGACGACCGCCACCTCCAAGCGATCCGTTCCCGGGTACCAGCCGTTGTAGGCGGCCACGAAGGCCGGGTCGGTCGGTCCCCGGCCGGCCATGGCGCAGGCGATCGTCCGTGTGCGGTTCTTCTGCACGAGCACCCGGGCGTGGATGTTGGAGTTGCCGGCGTTGCCGCCCGCGCAGCACACGATGCGGCCCGGCCCGACCGCCTCGTCGATCACGGTGGACAGCGCGTCCGAGCCGTCGTGACCGTCGCCCTGGCCACCGAGGCTGAGGTTCACCACCGCCGGCATATTCCGTTCCTCGGCGATGCGGAAGATGTAGCGGATGCCGTCGGCGATGTGGGCATCGAGCAGATCGGTCTTCACGATGACGAACTCGGCGCGCGGCGCCACGCCGGTGTAGGTGGGATCGGCTCCGGCCGCGATGCCGGCCACGTGGGTGCCGTGACCGATGGTGTCGCGCGACTGCGACATCGCCGGCCCGGACAGCTCCACGCCGTAGCCGCCCTCGGCCACGCCGGTGCCGTTCAGGGTCTGGTCCCAGATCTGGAGGATGCGACCCTCGAAGTCGGGATGACCGACCTCGATGCCGGTGTCCACCGTGCCGACGATGACGCCCTTCCCGCTGAGCTTGCTGGCCTTCCGAAATGCGGGGACCTTGACGGCGGCCCGGGCCTTGTCCATGGACAGGCGGAGGCGCTGGGCCGGAACGATCCGGGCGACGGCGCCGTCCTCGGTGAGCCGGTCGATGCTTTCCATCGGCACGATGGCGGTGCGCACGCTCCCGCCGGTCGCACCCCCGTTCACCGTGACGCCGATCTCACCGAGGTGCTCGAGGCTGGCACCCGCCGCCGGGTGCAGGAAGACCACGACCCGGGGCGGCTTCGGCGTGGCGTCGATCGACACCACGCCGATGCGCGCCGCATGCAGGGCGAGCGCAGGTGGGCCGGCCCGCTGGTAGTCGTCGACCGCCAGCGCCAGCGTCGGGCTGAGCTTCTCGTAGCGCATGTGACCCCCTTGTCGGCCTTGCCGACGCGCGCCGGGTTCGACCGTTTGCGAGTCTTCCCGATCGAACTCGGGGCCGCAACCGGCCTGGCCGCGGCCTTACACGTGGCGTCGTCAGCCGCCGGCGGTGCGCTCCGCCCGGTTCGGGTCGTCGCCGTTCCCCTTTGCGCTCTCCTCCCTGTGGCCGGCCCGGGCGGCGTGGGTGAGGGCGGCCGCTGCGGCGCCCGTCGCCGCCGTCGCGGTGACCAGTGCAGCCGGGCGGGCCCACCGGCTGTTGCCGCCGGGCGGTGCCGACCTCGACGACGCAGCGCCCGCCGCGTCTCCCGCGATCGCCGGGGTGGGCGGCCGATCCGGGGCGGGGAGCGCGGTCGGGGCGGAGGATGTCGCCGCGCTGGGGGCGGGAGCAGCCGAGGTGGACGCTGTCGCAGCGGGAGGGGCCGGGGCAGGCACGGTCGGCGGGGAGGCGTGACCGGAGCCGGAGGCGGCGAGCATGCGAAGCTCCGGCAGGCGGGCCGCCACCCGGTCGCCGGGGCACTGGGTCCGGCTCATGTCGCGGTGGCCGGCGACGGTCGGCGTGGTGACGAGTGTCCCGGCGGGATGCCTGTTCGACCCCCGCGACGTGAACGTCGCCGTCGCCCCGTCCGCCAACGAGATGCCCGATCGGGCGGCCAAGGCGTGCAGGAGGCGGCTCATGGCGGCGAAGGCGTCGGGCGTCGGCTCCGCCGTCTGGTGGTCGCCGATGAAGCAGCACAGCTGGTCGAAGCCCTGGTTCCCACCGGTGGCGTCGCCGGCGACCGGTCCGGCCAGGCTGCCGGTTCGACCCTCCCAGACGCGCCCGAAGCGGTCGACCAGAAAGTTGTAGGCCAGGTCCGGCCAGCCCTTCTCTGGGGACGTGTGGAACCGCACGAACCCCCGGAGGATCCCCGCCACCTCGTCGAGCGCATAGCCGTTCCCGGGATCCACCGAATGGTGCACGAGCAGGTACCGGACATCGGGCTCCGGCGGGAGCGGGCCGGCGGGCGCGAGGTCGCCTCCCCACTCCGATCGCGGCACCACGGCGACACCGCCCAGGTCGGTGGTGACCGCAGCCGCCGGCCCCGTGCCGCGCCCTGCGAGCAGGAGCGCACCCCCGGCGACCACCATGTCGGCGAGGAACCGACGGCGGCTGACGGCCTCCGGAAGGGGCGGTGCGCCACCGTCGCACATCGGACCACGCTAGGGGCTGTCCGGCCGCCGCGCACCCTCAAGGCGGCGCGCTACCGTTGCGCCGCCATGCTGGCCTCGGTCCTCGGTTGACCACCACCGACATCCCGGGCGGCGATGCCGGCCAGGCCCTCTACGGTCTCTCACCGGAGGAGTTCACGGCGGCCCGCAACGCCCTCGCCAAGCACCTCCGCTCGGAGGGCGAAAGGGCCGAAGCGGCGCTGGTCGCCAAGCTGCGCCGCCCCCCGGTGACGGCCTGGGCCCTCAACATGGTGGCCCGCGAACGACCCGATGTCATCGACTCGGTGATGGACGCAGGAAAGCAGCTGCGGGCGGCGACCGACCAGGCGCTGGCAGGGAACGCGTCCGCCCTCCGCACGGCGCAGGCAGCCGAGCGGCGCGCCGTGGACACCGCCACCGCCGTCGCCGCCGTGCATCTCCTCGCCGGCGGTCAGAGCTCGGGCGACGGACCGAGGCAGCGCATGGCGGGCACACTGCGCGCCGCCCTGGTGGACCCGGCCGTGGCGGCGGCGTTGCGCGCCGGTGTCCTGGACGACGACCGTGAGGCGCCGGGATTCGGCCTCGATGCCTTCTCGCCCTCGGTGGCCGGCTCGGCCGCCCGGCGCCGGCCTTCAGCCCGCAGCCCGGCCGGGCGGCCCGGGACGGCAACCGGCGCCGAGGGCATGGGCGCAGGCCGGCCGGCGCCCGCCGCGGCCACCGTCGACGCCGAGCGGGCGGAGGCGGAAGCGGGACGTCGGGCCGCCGAGCGGGCGAAGGAAACGGGACGTCGGGCCGCCGAGCTGCGCGACGCCGAACGGCGGGCCGCCGAACTGCGCGGTGCAGCCGATGACGCGGAGCGGGGGGCGGACACGGCACGGCGCGCTGCGGCCCGGGCCCGTTCCGAGGCCGAGGCGGCGGCCAAGCATGCCGCCGACCTGGAGCGCGAGGCGGAGGCCGCCATCGGTCGGGCAACGGCCGCCCGCACCGCCGCCGAGGAGGCATCCGGCCACGCCGACGAGGTCCGACGCCGCGCAGCAGCCGGCTGAGGCTCTCTCCCTAGCGACCAGCCAGCTCGACGATACGCGGGAGCAGCTGGATGACCCGGTCGTCGTCCACCGGCTCCCACATCCACGCCCGGTGCTTTCGCAGGACGCCGCCCACCATGGGCCGCACGGTCCAGACGTTGCCGCCGTCGTCGAGGATCTCGTAGGTGCTCTGCGTCCCCGAGCAGCCCCCGACGGACACGCCCGCGAGGTGCTCGCCCTTCCTGCGGCCCTCGAACGACTGCGCCGCCTTCCGCTGGAAGACGCGCGGGGCCAGCAGCCGCAGCACCGCCACCGGGCCCCCGTGCTGACGGACGGTCTGGTCCCATGCCTCACGCGGGTAGTCGTGGGGATGGTGCAACAGGAAGCCGAGGCACTCGAGCGCCCCGCCGGGAAGCGCCGCCACCGGCGGAAGCGCAGCCACGGCAGCGGTGCCCGACGATTCCCGGCACCACGCGCACAGCGGAGCGGCGTCGGCCCAGAACGCCCGGAGATAGGCCGTGTGCTCACGCTCCGACCGGTAGGGCCCGTTCCAACCGAGGCGGCTGGATCGGTTCAGCAGGTGCTCGCCGCACGTCGGGCGCCCGCAGCCGGCGACGCACGTGCTGGTGGCGGGCAGCCCGCACGAGCAGGTGCCCAGGTGCTGCACCGCCCAGCCGGCTCCCTGGGCGGGCGGGCCGGGGGACGCCCGCCGGGCCGGAGCACCGGCACCGGCGGCTGACCCTCCGCCCCCGTTGCGGGCGTGCGCCTGGGCGGCCGCCTCGGCCGCCAGTCCGAACACGGCCCGGCGCCGACGGGGCGGCTCGTAGGGGACCGGCTCCGGAGAAGGGTCGGCCCGGACCGGGCGCCGAGCCGTGGTCTCGAGAGGGGCCGCACGGGCAGCCTGCGGACCCGACCGCCGGGGAGCCGGCGGCGCCGCCGGAGGAGCCAGCGGCTGGGGTGGGCGCCCTGCACCAGTGGGCTCCGGGAGGAGGGCTGTCCCGTCGGGGTCGGACACGCGCCCGTCGGGCGGCGGTCCGGCGCCCGGTGGCCCGGCCACCCGGCGGCGCCGGCCGGCCGGCTGTGCGGGTCCTGTCCTCACTCGCGAGACCACGTCGTCCGACCTCCGTGTCGGCGTCGGACGCCACCGTAGGGAGGCATCCAGGACGGCACGAACCGGGCATACCGGCTCACATCCCCGTCAGTTCCTACCCCATCCTCCGCGGCCTGTCACTAGGTGTCTTTCGCCGCTAGATCGTCGTGCTGGTCGGATCGGTGGGCTACTGCGCGTCCTTCGACGCGCCGATGGGCAGCGCCGTCATGTCGGCCAGCGGGTAGACGTCGTAGTGGGAGAAGTTGTAGACGGGCGACTGGGCCAGCAGCATCTCCAGCTCGTCGTTCGACTCGACGTCGTAGATCCAGGCGCCGCCGTGCTTGCCGACCAGGTGGTAGCGCCCGATGACCTTGCCCCGCTCCTCCAGCGGCTTGGCGTGGTCGGGCATGGTGAGCACCGAGCGCATCATCTCGCCCGAGACGCGCGACATCTCGATCCGCCACATCACCAGGAACTTCATGGAGTCCTCCTCCGTCGTCAGGCCGACGACGCTAGCGGCGGCCGCAGGCGGGCCGGGCGGCCTCGGGGCCTCGATCGCCGCGTACAGATGCGGGGTGGCGGGCGTAGAATGGGAGTGCTGGAGGGCTGTGGGGCCGCCTGCCGGCGAGATCGACGACCCGCCCACGTTCCTGCTCACTCGAGGTGACCCGTTCGTGTCAGTGACCTACTCCTGGGCGCACACCGTCCTCGCCGGTATGGCCAAGTCGGTCGTGCTGTCGTTGTTCCCCACCACGGCGCGAGTGGTCGACGTGGCCTGTGGGTCCTGCGGTGAAGGCCTCGGCCTCGTGACCGAGTCCGCCAACGGGCCGTGGCTCACGGTGTGGGCGCCGGCGTCGGGCGCCTCCGCCGGTTCGGCCGGCGAGACCCTGTGGGCCATGGCCGCAGGACCGCTGCCCCGGGACGAGCAGGTGCGCGTCCAGTGCTTCGACCACGGCGCCGGCACGGTCGACCCGAGCGTGTTGCTCGAGAAGGTCGATCGGTTCCGATCGGAGGGGGCCTGCCAGCGACTGCCGGTCCAGACCGGTCGCTCCGAGGGCTGACTCCCGGCTGACGGGCACTAGCCCGAGAGGTCGTGCTCGGCCAGCGACCTGAACTCGTCCGGCACCCGGCGCCCGGCGTCGAAGGCGGTTCGGGCGTAGCTCACGGCCTGGCGTCCGAAGCGTGCGCGCACGGCGTCGATCGACCGGTCCACCGCCCACCGTGACGCACCGAGCGCGGTGCCGGGCCGGTGGCGGTGGTCGCCGAGCCCCAGCGGCAGTTCGAGCTGGAGCGCCGGCTCCCCCACCAGGTTGGAGACGGACACGGCGACCAGCGTGATCTCCCGTTCTCCCGGGTGATCGACGAGGGCGAGGCTCGCCAGTTCGATGGCCACCTCGGCGAGGGTGCGCGTCGTCGAGACGGCCACGGGGAGCGTCACCGAGCGGGAGACGGAGCGCATGCCGGGGAAGCGCACGCGCACGGTGACGGTGCGACCGGCCCGGCCGGCGGCGCGCAGGCGCCCGGCGACCCGGTCGGCGAGGAAGGACAGTGACCGCCGGAGCACGTCGGTGTCGGCCGGTCGTCGCCCGAGTGCCGACTGCGCGCCCACCGACGACGACCGGCGTGTCGTCTCGATGCGGCGGGGATCGGCGTTGGCCGCCAGCGAGCCGAGCTTGGAGCCCACCGCCCGCCCGAGGAGGTGCTGGAGGGTGGGCGACGGCGTGTCGGCCAGGTCGCCGATCGTGCGGATACCCCTGGCCACGAGCTGAGCCTGGGTGGCCGGCCCGACGCCCCACATCAGGCGCACCGGGAGGGGTCGGAGGAAGGCCGCCTCCTGGTCGGGCTCCACCACGACGAGCCCGTCCGGCTTGGCGACCTGGGAACCGATCTTGGCGAGGTGCTTCGTGCGGGCGACCCCGACCGACACGGGGAGCCCGATCTCGGTTCTCACGCGCCGGCGGATGGCGACGGCGATGTCGGTCGGCGACCCGAACAACCGGCCGGCACCCGTCACGTCGAGGAAGGCTTCGTCGATCGAGATCCGTTCCACCAGCGGCGTGAAGCTCCCGAACACGGCGATCACCTCGTCGCCCAGTCGCTGGTACTCGCGGAAGTGGCCACCGACGAAACGAAGCCTGGGACAAAGCTCCCTCGCCCGCCAGCCGGGCATCCCGGCGGTGACGCCGTGCGCCTTCGCCTCGTAGGAGGCGGCGAGGACCACACCGCCCCCGACGGCGATGGGGAGCCCGGCGAGCGACGGGTCGAGCAACTGCTCCACCGAGGCGTAGAAGGCGTCGAGGTCGGCGTGCAGGATCGTGGCCCGGGCTCGCTGCGCCATCGGCGCGACCGTAGCCGAACGCGTGTTCGACCATCGCCGTGCCCCCGCCGGCAGTCAACGACCGCATCGCCTCCCCGAGCGCTCAGCGCCCAGGCGTCTCCCGAAGGCGCAGCCAGCGGTACCCGAACCCGTCGAGCTCGAGGTTTTCGAGAGCGGCCGCCGGCGGCGCGTACGCCCGGTTGGCGAACACCTCCATCGGATCGCCGTCCGAGCCATCCTGGGGCCCGAGGTCGACCGTGCGGTCGTCGGGGCCCAGGTTGGTGACGGCCAGCATCACCCCTCCAGGCGCGTCATAGCGCAAGGCCAGGACAGCCGCCTCGCCGGTGTCCACCCGCGCGCACGTCCCGACACCGAACTCGGGGCACTCCCGCAACGTCCGCAGCATCCGCTCCATCCACATGAGCAGCGAGTCCGGGTCACGTCGCTGGGCGCCGACGTTCACGGTCTCGAAGGCGAACTCGCGAGCGGTGACCACGGGGCGAACCAGGCGCTTGGCCGGCGCCGTCGAGAACCCGGCGTTGGGGCCGGCCGTCCATTGCATCGGGGTGCGGATGGCGTTCCGCTCAGGGAGCGAGAGGTCGTCGCCCATTCCGATCTCCTCGCCGTAGCGCAGGACGGGCGTGCCGGGCAGCGTCACCTGGAGGCTGTACATCATCTCGATGCGCCGGCGGTCGTTGCCGAGCATCGGCGCCAGCCGGCGCCGGATGCCACGCCCGTACAGCTGCATCTTCGGCTCCGGGCCGAAGGCGGCGAAGCACTCCGCCCGCTCGCGGTCGCTCAGGCGCCCGAGATCGATCTCGTCGTGGTTGCGGAGGAACGTCGCCCACTGGCACGCCTCGGGTATCGGCGGGGCGGCCTCGAGCGCAGCCAGGATCGGCGCTGCATCGCCTCGTGCCACGGCGAGGAAGAGGCGCTGGTTGAGCAGGAAGTTGAACAGCATCGGGAGGCGGTCCCCGTCACCGAAGTACTCGACCAGCTCGTCGCGCTCGGCGTTGGCCTCGGCCAGGATGACGGCGTCGCCCTTGCGCCACGCCGCGTGCCCCCGAAGGTCGGTCAGCAGCTCGAAGTCCTTCGGCG
Coding sequences within it:
- a CDS encoding muconolactone Delta-isomerase family protein; protein product: MKFLVMWRIEMSRVSGEMMRSVLTMPDHAKPLEERGKVIGRYHLVGKHGGAWIYDVESNDELEMLLAQSPVYNFSHYDVYPLADMTALPIGASKDAQ
- a CDS encoding S8 family serine peptidase, with amino-acid sequence MRYEKLSPTLALAVDDYQRAGPPALALHAARIGVVSIDATPKPPRVVVFLHPAAGASLEHLGEIGVTVNGGATGGSVRTAIVPMESIDRLTEDGAVARIVPAQRLRLSMDKARAAVKVPAFRKASKLSGKGVIVGTVDTGIEVGHPDFEGRILQIWDQTLNGTGVAEGGYGVELSGPAMSQSRDTIGHGTHVAGIAAGADPTYTGVAPRAEFVIVKTDLLDAHIADGIRYIFRIAEERNMPAVVNLSLGGQGDGHDGSDALSTVIDEAVGPGRIVCCAGGNAGNSNIHARVLVQKNRTRTIACAMAGRGPTDPAFVAAYNGWYPGTDRLEVAVVSPSEVSTPFQPVITSGSPSKDYALPEGAVQIVTPPPDPANGDHNFLVTIEPAPTPPGPPTSRGMWRLRLRGAKVSKGTVDVWVIDDQVSIFTGPAVVDSMKVGTPGAATGAITLASYTTKVEWETIFSETLTSGLELDDVSDFSSEGPRRDGAEKPDLAAPGAMIASSLSVHSPADPRFLIDPLHTIMAGTSMATPFASGLVALLLERQPDLKPEEAKALLRKNSRIPGQPAQTFDPKWGYGVVNAKGL
- a CDS encoding N-acetylmuramoyl-L-alanine amidase, whose amino-acid sequence is MCDGGAPPLPEAVSRRRFLADMVVAGGALLLAGRGTGPAAAVTTDLGGVAVVPRSEWGGDLAPAGPLPPEPDVRYLLVHHSVDPGNGYALDEVAGILRGFVRFHTSPEKGWPDLAYNFLVDRFGRVWEGRTGSLAGPVAGDATGGNQGFDQLCCFIGDHQTAEPTPDAFAAMSRLLHALAARSGISLADGATATFTSRGSNRHPAGTLVTTPTVAGHRDMSRTQCPGDRVAARLPELRMLAASGSGHASPPTVPAPAPPAATASTSAAPAPSAATSSAPTALPAPDRPPTPAIAGDAAGAASSRSAPPGGNSRWARPAALVTATAATGAAAAALTHAARAGHREESAKGNGDDPNRAERTAGG
- the dinB gene encoding DNA polymerase IV, which translates into the protein MAQRARATILHADLDAFYASVEQLLDPSLAGLPIAVGGGVVLAASYEAKAHGVTAGMPGWRARELCPRLRFVGGHFREYQRLGDEVIAVFGSFTPLVERISIDEAFLDVTGAGRLFGSPTDIAVAIRRRVRTEIGLPVSVGVARTKHLAKIGSQVAKPDGLVVVEPDQEAAFLRPLPVRLMWGVGPATQAQLVARGIRTIGDLADTPSPTLQHLLGRAVGSKLGSLAANADPRRIETTRRSSSVGAQSALGRRPADTDVLRRSLSFLADRVAGRLRAAGRAGRTVTVRVRFPGMRSVSRSVTLPVAVSTTRTLAEVAIELASLALVDHPGEREITLVAVSVSNLVGEPALQLELPLGLGDHRHRPGTALGASRWAVDRSIDAVRARFGRQAVSYARTAFDAGRRVPDEFRSLAEHDLSG
- a CDS encoding alpha-amylase family protein, encoding MHERWYKQAVVYCLDVDTFQDSDGDGIGDLPGLISRLDYLARLGVTCLWLNPVHPTPNRDDGYDVTDFYGIDERLGTLGDFVELIHQAANRGLRVIIDLVVNHTSDLHPWFRSARSSEDSPYRDWYVWSADEPSDKSEGVVFPGVQERTWTWDDEAKAWYHHRFYEFQPDLNMANPDVRSEIRRIMAFWLQLGVAGFRMDAAPFVIELTRPNQPNPPKDFELLTDLRGHAAWRKGDAVILAEANAERDELVEYFGDGDRLPMLFNFLLNQRLFLAVARGDAAPILAALEAAPPIPEACQWATFLRNHDEIDLGRLSDRERAECFAAFGPEPKMQLYGRGIRRRLAPMLGNDRRRIEMMYSLQVTLPGTPVLRYGEEIGMGDDLSLPERNAIRTPMQWTAGPNAGFSTAPAKRLVRPVVTAREFAFETVNVGAQRRDPDSLLMWMERMLRTLRECPEFGVGTCARVDTGEAAVLALRYDAPGGVMLAVTNLGPDDRTVDLGPQDGSDGDPMEVFANRAYAPPAAALENLELDGFGYRWLRLRETPGR